Proteins from a single region of Styela clava chromosome 1, kaStyClav1.hap1.2, whole genome shotgun sequence:
- the LOC120348088 gene encoding phosphatidylinositol N-acetylglucosaminyltransferase subunit C-like — translation MTTNRKKWRKVLYEVQNVPDNYVDESFLTEMRKNIYIRKYEYWDLVRQIEVITQQLCTVSCLIVSWWLLDEGLYTPYTMLKWLMPVSVIGFCVYLYLTTSQGERWKALFSNAKTAVVVLCLTDFLSPILKTLTHTISTDTIYAMSVLMILGHLLFHDYGSDAAPISRAVSLNMSLFSSVCLASRLDSSEHVFAIVILALFLFGFWPMLQRTLRRETPWFMDPFTVLLSIATFLLLLFIHLYISLLFLLLIVFVNFICPLLLMSLQIHKNNIYGPWDEAVIDPDSPRIFTEKKSFKKE, via the coding sequence ATGACAACTAATCGCAAAAAATGGAGAAAAGTATTGTACGAAGTTCAAAATGTTCCAGACAATTATGTGGATGAGTCTTTCCTCACGGAAATGCGAAAGAACATCTACatcagaaaatatgaatattggGATCTCGTTCGTCAAATTGAAGTCATTACTCAACAACTTTGTACAGTCAGCTGTTTAATCGTTAGCTGGTGGTTACTCGATGAAGGCCTATATACTCCATATACTATGTTAAAATGGCTGATGCCTGTTTCAGTAATAGGCTTCTGCGTGTATTTATATTTAACAACGAGCCAGGGTGAGAGATGGAAAGCGTTATTTAGTAATGCTAAAACAGCAGTTGTTGTATTGTGTTTAACTGATTTTTTATCTCCGATATTAAAAACGTTGACGCACACTATTAGTACTGATACGATATATGCAATGAGTGTTCTAATGATTTTAGGACATTTACTGTTTCATGACTATGGGTCTGATGCTGCGCCAATTTCTAGAGCTGTATCGTTAAATATGTCATTGTTTTCGTCAGTATGTCTTGCGTCTCGATTGGATTCTTCGGAGCATGTATTCGCTATTGTTATTTTAGCGTTATTTCTTTTTGGATTTTGGCCCATGTTACAAAGAACATTAAGGCGTGAAACTCCGTGGTTTATGGATCCCTTTACTGTTTTATTGAGTATAGCAACGTTTTTGTTActactttttattcatttgtatATAAGTCTCTTATTTCTACTTCTAATTGTTTTTGTTAATTTCATCTGTCCTCTATTGTTGATGTCTCttcaaattcataaaaataatatttatggaCCTTGGGATGAAGCAGTAATTGACCCGGATAGTCCTCGGATATTTACGGAAAAGAAATCATTCAAAAAAGAATAG